One window of the Triticum dicoccoides isolate Atlit2015 ecotype Zavitan chromosome 3B, WEW_v2.0, whole genome shotgun sequence genome contains the following:
- the LOC119275521 gene encoding 54S ribosomal protein L51, mitochondrial-like: protein MALRGVWQLQKLVVNFCDWGGSSKGIRAFMESHLPAIKEKNPQLEVVTQLVRGQHPNLKGIYKNHNERVVCVRNLAPEDIMLQASRLRCSLGRKVVKLRTRHVTKRPSVQGTWTTELKM from the exons ATGGCGCTGAGGGGCGTTTGGCAGCTGCAGAAGCTCGTGGTGAACTTCTGCGATTGGGGAGGGAGCAGCAAGGGGATCAG GGCTTTTATGGAGTCGCATCTTCCAGCTATCAAGGAAAAGAATCCCCAGTTAGAGGTGGTGACACAGCTTGTCCGTGGCCAGCATCCTAACTTGAAGGGCATTTACA AAAACCATAATGAGAGAGTGGTTTGCGTCAGAAACTTGGCACCTGAGGACATAATGCTGCAAGCTAGTAGGCTAAGGTGTTCTCTGGGCAGGAAAGTGGTGAAGCTGAGAACCAGACACGTGACGAAGCGGCCAAGCGTCCAGGGAACATGGACGACGGAACTGAAGATGTGA
- the LOC119275520 gene encoding U11/U12 small nuclear ribonucleoprotein 59 kDa protein-like has product MFPPPNAFGPLRPPQPPPWQWQWQQHQHPHQHQHQHQHQPLPFQPEAAALAAASSFWQRDNVREHLKKLQETVAISSALINELEEIALVRNSSDASAQEPSSSAVESSSGSGVSSAGRPCHFLELASEIKISQDIHESLATDAANYLCSQLQHLLAPISSAINQDGPWAERSAMVSLTQKLQKSKRNKRWRKRKRKHVAELFQKESAEFDRIDQEADEWRARQIANDIAKRKVESMKQIAKKKANEERKRLESELELALMVEKLQELRSVRVEKLKKQGHFLPEEDDKYLERVKAAVEEEERQAATAARTDAAKDAILTAEESRKAAHHTTAQEDGFGQPKSGSAPEQKQGDASISERSDHASQKTEHDGQKVEIKGPAHSESLTNLPFEFYHYYHGSSYDLGTLIEVRRMWDSFIRPGGSRIPGNWVQPPPPANEVWASYLVQPK; this is encoded by the exons ATGTTCCCACCGCCGAATGCCTTTGGACCACTGCGGCCTCCTCAGCCTCCGCCATGGCAGTGGCAGTGGCAGCAGCACCAGCACccgcaccagcaccagcaccagcaccagcaccagccGCTCCCTTTCCAGCCTGAGGCGGCGGCACTGGCGGCGGCCAGTTCCTTTTGGCAGCGTGACAATGTGCGGGAGCATTTGAAGAAGCTGCAAGAGACGGTCGCGATTTCAAGCGCTCT GATAAACGAACTAGAGGAGATTGCACTTGTGAGGAATTCATCTGATGCTAGTGCACAAGAACCATCTTCGTCCGCAGTAGAATCGTCTTCAGGGTCTGGTGTCTCTTCTGCAGGCAGGCCTTGCCATTTTTTGGAGCTCGCAAGTGAAATCAAGATTAGCCAAGACATTCATGAATCTCTGGCTACAGATGCGGCTAATTATCTCTGTTCTCAACTTCAGCACCTCCTGGCACCTATTTCTTCCGCTATTAACCAAGACGGTCCTTGGGCAGAAAGATCGGCAATGGTTTCGTTAACTCAGAAGCTGCAGAAGTCCAAGAGAAATAAGCgatggaggaagaggaagagaaagcaTGTAGCAGAGCTTTTCCAGAAG GAGAGTGCAGAATTTGACAGGATTGATCAGGAAGCTGATGAATGGAGGGCTAGGCAAATAGCGAATGACATTGCAAAACGCAAG GTAGAAAGCATGAAGCAGATTGCCAAGAAGAAAGCAAATGAGGAAAGAAAACGTTTAGAATCTGAG CTCGAGCTTGCACTAATGGTCGAGAAACTACAGGAGCTCCGCTCTGTAAGGgtcgaaaaactgaagaaacaag GTCATTTTCTGCCAGAAGAGGATGATAAATATCTTGAGCGTGTCAAGGCTGCAGTTGAGGAAGAGGAGCGCCAAGCTGCAACTGCTGCTCGAACTGATGCTGCGAAGGATGCTATTCTCACCGCTGAGGAATCAAGGAAGGCTGCCCATCATACAACTGCTCAAGAAGATGGCTTTGGACAACCTAAAAGTGGGTCGGCACCAGAGCAGAAACAAGGAGATGCAAGCATAAGCGAGAGAAGTGATCATGCAAGTCAAAAGACAGAACATGATGGTCAAAAGGTCGAGATAAAAGGGCCTGCACATTCCGAATCTCTGACCAATCTGCCTTTTGAGTTCTACCACTATTATCATGGAAGTAGCTATGACCTGGGGACACTCATTGAG GTACGCAGAATGTGGGATTCTTTTATCAGACCTGGAGGAAG CCGTATACCTGGCAATTGGGTTCAGCCACCCCCTCCAGCTAATGAGGTATGGGCATCATATTTGGTGCAGCCCAAGTAA